From the Aquirufa lenticrescens genome, the window GGCAGCCAAACCGCTAACAACGGAGGCATTCCCCCACCCTCCGCGATTCCCTTACTCATCATAAAGAAGAGGATATAGATGAAGGCCAAACTAAAGCCCAACGCAATTTGGAATCCAACGCCGCCACGTGCTTTTCGAGCCGAAACCAAGAAGCCAATAATGGTCAAAATCATCACAGAAAAAGGATTAGCGAAGCGAAGGTATTTCTCGATTTGAAAGACTTCGATCCCGTCCGCACCGCGCGATTGCACTAAGTCAATGTGGCGATTTAGCTCTGGGAGGGTAAATGTTTCGTGCAATAAGTGTTTGTTCTCGAAGTCTTTGGGAAACAAATTAAGCGTCGTATCAATCTTCGCGCCAAACTTCAACGAGGTTGCCCCTGTCGTCCGAATGCGGTAATCATGAATCGTCCATTTCTTCGAAGTCGAGTCCCAGGTGATGCGATCCGACATCAATTTCTGCTGAATTTCCGTCCCCACAATACGCTCCAAACTGAAGCGATAGCCCGTATTCGTCGTATTATCGTAAGTCTCTAAATAGGCGTAAGTCTCCGGTCCAATCTTAATATGGACGTCCCGTTTGTCGAAATAATAGGTATTGTTGATGTACTTATGCTCGAAAGGGACACGAATCTTGTTCGCGTTTGGCACTACCCAACCGATCATAATAAAAGTGCCCACCGCTAAGATGCCTGA encodes:
- a CDS encoding LptF/LptG family permease; the encoded protein is MKILDYYILKKFLKTYVFAVFIIVLIVMVIDYTEKIDDFIRKEAPLREILFDYYLNFIPYWASYISPLMVFIATVFFTANLAAKTEIIAILSSGVSFTRLMRPYLIGSGILAVGTFIMIGWVVPNANKIRVPFEHKYINNTYYFDKRDVHIKIGPETYAYLETYDNTTNTGYRFSLERIVGTEIQQKLMSDRITWDSTSKKWTIHDYRIRTTGATSLKFGAKIDTTLNLFPKDFENKHLLHETFTLPELNRHIDLVQSRGADGIEVFQIEKYLRFANPFSVMILTIIGFLVSARKARGGVGFQIALGFSLAFIYILFFMMSKGIAEGGGMPPLLAVWLPNIVFSAVGVGLYYTIPR